ACTGTGATGCAGGGATGAATGAATCAACTTCGTTCGGAAGCTCAACAATCAATCCTTTATCGATAGCTTTAATAATTTTTGCATCTGCTTCTGTACCTACTTTATAAGTATCGGCAAGTGTTTCCCATGGATTTTCAAACAACTGTTTTCTTCCAAGAGAAATTCTCTGGTTAGCAACATCAACACCTAAGATAACAACTTCTATTTCATCGCCCACTTTGTAGTGTTCGTTTATATCGAATATTTTCTTTGTCCATGATAAGTCAGAGATGTGAACTAATCCGTCAACGCCTTCTTCAAGCTCAACAAATACGCCGAAGCCTGTGATGTTGCAGATCTTTCCTTTGTGCTTTGTGCCGACAGGGAATCTTTCAAGCAATGACTGCCATGGATTAGGTGTTAATTGTTTAATACCTAATGAAAGTTTTCTGTTCTCTGAATCTATTGTTAAGATTTGCGCTTCAACAACCTGTCCCATGTTTACACATTGGGTTGGGTTAGTTACGTGCTGTGTCCAGCTCATTTCACTGATGTGGATTAAGCCTTCGATACCTTTTTCAATTTCAATAAAGGCGCCGTAGTCAGTCAATGATACAACTTTACCTGATACTTTATCGCCGATCTTGTATTTATCTTTTACAGAGTCCCATGGATGAGCCATTAACTGTTTCAGGCCAAGGTATACTCTTTGTTTTTCTTTATCGAACTCAAGTACATATACTTCGATATCCTGGTCAAGTTTGACAACATCTGTAGGATGTGTGATTCTTCCCCATGATAAGTCTGTGATATGAATCAAACCGTCAAGACCGCCTAAGTCAACGAATACACCGAAGTCTGTAATAGCTTTTACAGTTGCTTTCAGCTTCATTCCTTTTTCGATTGTCTTCAACAGTTCTTCTCTTTGTCCGGCCATACCTTCTTCGATAATGACCTTATGAGAGATGATAATATTTTCGTTAAGGTTGTTAACTTTGATAACTTTGAATTCCATTATTTTACCAATGTATTCATCGTAATCTCTGATTGGCTTTGTATCGATTTGTGAACCAGGCAAGAATGCTGAAAGTCCGCTAAGATCT
This genomic interval from Bacteroidota bacterium contains the following:
- the rpsA gene encoding 30S ribosomal protein S1, producing the protein MSETLTQDKKNGAATDELEAKPKIVKVKRIKGNLYDEAEYENMLKLYERTFSVIKENEVVTGKIVSVSGDDVLIDIGSKSDGRVSVNEFSDPSEIIVGNDIEVFLEKIEDKEGQLVLSKKKADSIKMWDRIVDSWKNGTIVKGRCVRRIKGGFVVDLSGLSAFLPGSQIDTKPIRDYDEYIGKIMEFKVIKVNNLNENIIISHKVIIEEGMAGQREELLKTIEKGMKLKATVKAITDFGVFVDLGGLDGLIHITDLSWGRITHPTDVVKLDQDIEVYVLEFDKEKQRVYLGLKQLMAHPWDSVKDKYKIGDKVSGKVVSLTDYGAFIEIEKGIEGLIHISEMSWTQHVTNPTQCVNMGQVVEAQILTIDSENRKLSLGIKQLTPNPWQSLLERFPVGTKHKGKICNITGFGVFVELEEGVDGLVHISDLSWTKKIFDINEHYKVGDEIEVVILGVDVANQRISLGRKQLFENPWETLADTYKVGTEADAKIIKAIDKGLIVELPNEVDSFIPASQLAANNIRNFAELFKAGETLKAKVIDVDKNNKKIVLSVIDYLKDKEQDEIDAYVTKFNIPKKFAAKDIADKTRTYEAEQIDFKIEDIIGEDVPEANHPPVIIDPTAPAAPEVPAEAPKA